One genomic window of Hydra vulgaris chromosome 03, alternate assembly HydraT2T_AEP includes the following:
- the LOC101234839 gene encoding putative sodium-coupled neutral amino acid transporter 11: protein MALVNPETKMALVNPEKAIENTQNPSSQINNESKELLQELKSRTKALMINSKNKIKTSLGRNIHLVKEKIEKLKQKNTKPNEASSPKVFITSSSLDFTRYKSDDSKPQAFPIIGACIVLLPYALSGTGVFLGVILILSILIMASFSELLLIQCSLLADEICLPKIGRNIQGTCGCITLFLISLFYSMSVILVYNVIIGDILTKILLKVMQENNIGIISAKNVTILVMVLIVAPLSLVCNIKRITKLSLVSIATSTCLIILLSIKLFTTKDHILQTISFSSMQNINVLQSIAIITYVILCQHSVRLNYVTISKEKKTSSNQPANMAYSYSLLCTLVGTICGYLTFTKTTQPNVLLNLCDEDVFATITYTCFGCGVLCLYPLECQNIRYLIQQAVVVSKKFRNFFNLTITFAVLLPTLILAQFVDCVSSVVEFSGFFLAVPLIFILPTVLFIRLSSAPLWSTKKLPCLLSIAIGITITITGSGVEIMQVRKCIRESKMFPYCNGSTELLGPLITLSALNGTIETQINNTLFMEANL from the coding sequence ATGGCGCTTGTTAACCCGGAAACAAAAATGGCACTTGTTAACCCGGAAAAAGCGATCGAAAACACACAAAATCCTTCAAGTCAAATAAATAACGAAAGCAAAGAACTGCTACAAGAATTAAAGAGCAGAACAAAAGCATTAATGATCaactcaaaaaacaaaataaaaacatcgcTGGGACGTAATATTCAccttgtaaaagaaaaaatagaaaaactaaaacaaaagaataCCAAACCCAATGAAGCAAgttctcctaaagtttttattacctCTTCGTCTCTTGATTTTACAAGATATAAAAGCGATGATTCAAAGCCACAAGCTTTTCCAATAATAGGAGCATGTATTGTATTGTTACCCTATGCACTTAGCGGAACAGGTGTTTTTTTAggtgttattttaattttatccatTCTAATAATGGCATCATTTTCTGAATTACTACTTATTCAATGCAGTTTGCTTGCAGACGAAATATGCTTACCTAAAATTGGTCGAAATATACAAGGAACATGCGGTTGcattacactttttttaatttccttatTTTACTCTATGAGTGTTATTCTCGTATATAATGTCATAATAGGGGATATACTGACTAAAATCTTACTAAAAGTTATGCAAGAAAATAATATTGGCATAATAAGCGCAAAGAATGTGACAATTCTAGTTATGGTTTTGATTGTCGCACCTTTGTCACTAGTGTGCAATATTAAACGTATTACAAAACTTTCTCTTGTCTCCATAGCCACATCAACTTGTCTAATCATACTTCtgtcaataaaactttttacaactaAGGATCACATTTTGCAAACTATTTCTTTTAGTtcaatgcaaaatataaatgtacTTCAATCGATTGCTATTATCACATATGTAATATTATGTCAACATTCTGTTCGCTTAAATTATGTAACAATAagcaaggaaaaaaaaacaagcagtAACCAACCAGCAAATATGGCGTATTCTTATAGTTTACTATGCACTTTAGTTGGTACTATATGCGGCTATCTTACTTTTACGAAAACTACTCAACCCAACGTGCTACTAAACTTGTGCGACGAAGACGTATTTGCTACAATTACATACACTTGTTTTGGTTGTGGTGTGTTATGCTTATATCCACTTGAATGTCAAAATATTAGATACTTAATTCAACAAGCAGTCGTAGTGAGCAAGAAATTccgaaacttttttaatttaacaattacgTTTGCAGTATTGCTTCCAACGCTTATCTTGGCACAGTTTGTTGACTGTGTTTCAAGCGTAGTAGAATTTTCAGGGTTTTTCCTTGCCGTACCACTTATTTTTATCTTACCAACTGTTCTTTTTATTAGACTTTCCTCTGCTCCACTATGGTCAACTAAGAAGCTGCCATGTTTACTGAGTATTGCTATAGgaataacaataacaatcaCAGGATCGGGTGTCGAAATTATGCAAGTAAGGAAGTGTATTCGCGAATCCAAAATGTTTCCTTATTGTAATGGAAGTACGGAACTACTTGGGCCACTTATAACTCTTTCAGCATTAAATGGGACAATCGAAACTCAGATCAACAACACTTTATTTATGGAAGCAAATTTGTAG
- the LOC100207643 gene encoding uncharacterized protein LOC100207643, with protein MTQISPRVDNTKNSDWFKSAVLFWKSQGDSEDNFSERCKSPLSPRSSPRKQMPIITVSKPERGKIFCKKNETLKSNNISFDEEELLNQVKELEEFLSNQSSDYERSDCHSPHLTTEFPEGSFIKSNPLFETENNIVNFTAQNNVTRTMSSIESCSSQKIYDQNEVQRKKVCPCHKNTCMKKKETKLESLSKEKESVEKLCSCGIFENNASQTELRSSPYSDESLSLKSELNEANTFDNIQKVQDTLEEISREIISSKEKIKQHRDPNEIMSKLLSTIKPPNESTPSYKSISQNLSYKPQNFIDKSAVTEEELLQKSAILLQQIDELVKAESDHVFNKSEKFQVCLNSRERLDSGLHSKTNSTVNSPYQSPSFGRSEKSSSERSRTSTLEALRNNLEKAKCFTPVDFDTDFSDKSLSGENSKNYELEKHGVSKFEPELVAVKKFIRLTDDLKERKSEISSENCASIPSLQTAIELHRRELQQQREKQEEFLQQLGDLLLEIVNLKDEQMAVRMKQTKALSLMKKQLDIQKKNQTQAHTDVLTQVQSIHERLNSNVNKRLDHDSNQVRAYALPPHSNHQQVYGETIWKVTDVMKKLHRAKSGLIDGTLVSSPFHTSQYGYKMNGWLYLNGRGKSAGSYLSVYVCVLVGEYDAILPWPFKPCYKFTLIDQRADILKRKDHVKIRRVVDIAGRDANIITQFGGIPRPVNSTKALIVGYDDFIAHEQLSSRFLVDDTLFLKIEVEANGI; from the exons ATGACTCAAATTTCGCCACGCGTAGATAACACTAAAAATTCAGATTGGTTTAAAAGCGctgttttattttggaaaagtCAAGGTGATTCCGAGGATAACTTTTCTGAACGTTGCAAGTCTCCACTTTCTCCTCGAAGTTCTCCTCGAAAACAAATGCCTATTATAACCGTTTCTAAACCTGAACGTGGGAAAATATTTTGTAAGAAGAATGAAACATTGAAAAGTAATAACATTTCATTTGATGAAGAAGAACTTTTAAATCAGGTAAAAGAGCTTGAAGAGTTTCTATCTAATCAGTCTTCAGATTATGAGCGATCTGATTGCCATTCTCCTCATTTGACTACGGAGTTTCCAGAAGGAAGCTTTATTAAAAGTAACCCACTCTTTGAGACcgaaaataatattgtaaatttcacggCGCAAAATAATGTGACACGAACGATGTCTAGTATAGAGTCATGTTCATCGCAAAAAATTTACGATCAAAATGAAGTTCAACGTAAAAAAGTTTGTCCTTGCCATAAAAACACttgcatgaaaaaaaaagaaacaaaattagaATCGCTTTCGAAAGAAAAAGAATCTGTTGAAAAATTATGTAGTTGTGGTATATTTGAAAACAACGCTTCACAAACGGAACTTCGTTCATCACCATATAGTGATgaaagtttaagtttaaaaagtgAACTAAACGAAGCCAATACTTTTGACAATATTCAAAAAGTTCAAGATACTTTAGAGGAAATTTCACGTGAAATAATATCGAGTAAAGAAAAGATAAAGCAACATCGTGATCCCAACGAGATAATGTCGAAGTTGTTATCCACTATTAAGCCACCGAATGAATCAACACCAAGTTATAAGTCCATTTCTCAGAATTTATCGTATAAACCTCAGAACTTTATAGACAAATCTGCTGTAACagaagaagaattgcttcaaaaaagTGCAATTTTACTTCAACAGATAGACGAACTTGTAAAAGCTGAATCGGACCatgtatttaataaatcagaaaagtttcaagtttgtttaaattcaaGAGAGCGGTTAGATTCTGGTCTTCATAGTAAAACGAATTCCACCGTTAATTCTCCATACCAATCTCCTTCGTTTGGACGTTCTGAGAAATCTAGTAGTGAAAGGAGCCGCACGTCAACGTTAGAAGCTTTAAGAAATAATCTAGAGAAAGCAAAATGTTTTACACCAGTAGATTTTGATACAGATTTTTCAGACAAAAGTCTATCAGgggaaaactcaaaaaattatgaattagaGAAACACGGAGTAAGCAAATTTGAACCGGAACTTGTAGCTGTTAAAAAGTTCATACGTTTAACTGACGATCTCAAAGAAAGGAAATCGGAAATAAGTTCGGAGAAT tgTGCTTCTATACCTTCGTTACAAACCGCTATTGAACTGCATCGACGTGAGCTTCAACAGCAAAGGGAAAAGCAAGAAGAGTTTCTGCAACAGCTTGGAGATTTGTTATTAGAAATAGTTAATCTCAAAGATGAGCAAATGGCGGTTCGTATGAAGCAAACAAAAGCATTGTCGttaatgaaaaaacaacttgatatccaaaaaaaaaatcaaacacaaGCGCACACCGACGTTTTGACTCAGGTTCAAAGCATTCATGAAAGACTCAATTCAAATGTAAATAAACGGCTTGATCATGATTCCAATCAAGTTAGGGCTTATGCATTGCCGCCTCATTCGAATCATCAGCAAGTATATGGTGAAACGATATGGAAGGTTACTGATGTAATGAAAAAACTTCATCGTGCGAAATCTGGTTTAATTGATGGTACACTTGTAAGTTCTCCTTTTCACACAAGTCAATATGGATACAAAATGAACGGTTGGTTATATTTAAATGGTCGTGGAAAATCTGCTGGCTCTTACTTATCTGTTTACGTTTGTGTACTTGTTGGTGAGTATGATGCTATACTTCCTTGGCCATTTAAACCATgctataaatttactttaattgaTCAAAGAGCAGACATTCTTAAACGTAAAGACCACGTTAAAATTCGACGTGTAGTTGATATTGCTGGAAGGGATGCAAATATTATAACTCAGTTTGGAGGTATACCTCGGCCTGTAAATAGCACTAAAGCTCTAATCGTAGGTTACGATGATTTCATTGCTCACGAACAACTATCATCAAGGTTTTTAGTTGATGATActctttttcttaaaatagaAGTTGAAGCAAACGGCATTTAA